From Planctomycetia bacterium, a single genomic window includes:
- a CDS encoding ABC transporter permease subunit, which translates to MYVIENPVLQRELLVNLRMGRAFVLLFVYNALLALVVLVAWPEDQVMDLTGKPEKSQRLVDMFFLGQFVLASMMAPSFAATTITGEKERKTYEMLLASPLRPGAIVLGKLLASLCHLAMLILSSLPIVMLCLPLGGVSPYEVMAVYLAMVLSVATFGMISVACSSYFTRSAASLVVSYLIILPLALLGPVLWRAFGQMGEFRLFATLTFLPAACITICAVLMISTARRLLHPPDVGSEGNEVIDEETEIKEAVGLVIQRDQFPDRLFAPPKRTDLLEDGANPVYDKELRSELFSQGTLMLRVVIQVSMFLAIPLMAWFLYLHPEQAPWYISYVILFNMLVGPVFSAGAVTSERERETLDLLLVTLVTPWQILWGKMISGLRVSTILTSFLLWPLLLACLMVSVFWSNIPTVLGYLLVLALACPTTAGIALFCSVIFRRTSVAMMTAYLVVVSLYAAPLAFHFFARTFATPPVAEFVRQLTFTSPFAAVFALPTISNAAAVITPGTAQVNVPRWDLFFSHVSFYILFNVALSLTMIWLFQRRWRVAQ; encoded by the coding sequence ATGTATGTAATCGAAAACCCCGTCCTCCAGCGCGAACTGCTCGTCAATCTTCGGATGGGCCGGGCGTTTGTGTTGTTGTTTGTTTACAACGCGCTCCTGGCGCTCGTGGTGCTGGTCGCCTGGCCGGAAGATCAGGTGATGGACCTGACTGGAAAGCCGGAAAAATCGCAGCGGCTGGTCGACATGTTTTTTCTCGGCCAGTTCGTGCTGGCTTCGATGATGGCGCCGAGCTTCGCCGCGACGACCATCACTGGCGAGAAGGAACGCAAGACTTACGAGATGTTGCTCGCCAGCCCGTTGCGGCCGGGCGCGATCGTGCTGGGGAAACTGCTCGCGTCGCTGTGCCATTTGGCGATGTTGATTCTCTCGTCTTTGCCGATCGTGATGCTCTGCCTGCCGCTGGGGGGCGTGTCGCCGTATGAGGTGATGGCGGTCTACCTGGCGATGGTCTTAAGCGTGGCGACGTTCGGCATGATCAGCGTTGCGTGTAGTAGCTACTTCACGCGCTCCGCGGCGTCGCTGGTCGTGTCGTATTTGATCATCTTACCGTTGGCGCTGTTGGGCCCAGTGTTGTGGCGCGCCTTCGGGCAGATGGGGGAGTTCCGACTGTTCGCTACGCTGACTTTTTTGCCGGCCGCCTGTATCACCATCTGCGCGGTGCTGATGATTTCCACCGCGCGACGATTGCTCCATCCGCCCGACGTGGGCAGCGAAGGAAATGAAGTCATCGATGAAGAAACCGAGATTAAGGAAGCCGTCGGCCTGGTGATCCAACGCGATCAGTTTCCGGACCGCTTGTTCGCCCCGCCGAAGCGGACGGATTTGCTCGAAGACGGTGCGAATCCGGTCTACGACAAAGAGCTGCGGAGCGAATTGTTCAGCCAGGGCACGCTGATGCTGCGCGTGGTCATTCAGGTGAGCATGTTCCTGGCGATCCCGCTGATGGCCTGGTTCCTGTACCTGCATCCCGAGCAGGCGCCCTGGTACATCAGCTACGTGATCCTCTTCAATATGCTCGTCGGCCCCGTGTTTTCGGCCGGGGCCGTCACCAGCGAACGCGAACGCGAAACCTTGGACCTGCTGCTGGTGACGTTGGTCACGCCGTGGCAGATTCTCTGGGGCAAGATGATCAGCGGCCTGCGCGTGTCGACCATTCTCACCTCCTTCCTGCTCTGGCCGCTGTTGCTGGCATGTCTGATGGTCAGCGTCTTCTGGTCGAACATTCCCACGGTGCTGGGCTACCTGCTCGTGCTGGCGTTGGCCTGCCCGACGACGGCCGGTATCGCGCTGTTTTGCTCGGTGATTTTCCGCCGCACGTCCGTGGCCATGATGACCGCGTACCTGGTCGTCGTGTCGCTGTATGCCGCGCCACTGGCGTTCCATTTCTTCGCCCGCACGTTTGCCACACCGCCGGTCGCGGAATTCGTACGTCAACTGACGTTCACGAGCCCCTTCGCGGCGGTGTTCGCTTTGCCTACGATCAGCAATGCCGCCGCGGTGATCACGCCAGGAACCGCGCAGGTCAACGTCCCCCGCTGGGATCTGTTCTTCTCGCATGTCTCGTTCTACATCTTGTTCAACGTCGCCCTCTCCCTGACCATGATCTGGCTCTTCCAACGCCGCTGGCGCGTCGCACAATAG
- a CDS encoding carbohydrate-binding family 9-like protein, which translates to MFQPLKLTIALLLWCGLVSVTPAAEPTPKKYVCARAPAKVTLDGKLDDDAWEAVAWTDDFVDIEGDKRPKPRFRTRAKMLWDDEYFYVAAQLDEPHVWGTITQRDAVIFQDNDFEVFIDPNGDSREYYEFEINALNTGWDLFLPKRYKDGGKAVDAWNIEGLKTAIHVDGTLNDPSDEDRGWSIELAIPWKALAEYAQRPSPPQAGDRWRVSFSRVEWLTEVNDGKYVKVPGKREDNWVWSPQGIIDMHEPDKWGYVEFVPAK; encoded by the coding sequence ATGTTTCAGCCTCTCAAATTGACGATCGCCTTGCTTCTGTGGTGCGGCCTTGTGAGCGTTACGCCGGCCGCCGAACCCACTCCCAAGAAATATGTTTGTGCGCGAGCCCCGGCGAAAGTCACGCTCGACGGCAAATTGGACGATGACGCCTGGGAGGCGGTGGCTTGGACCGATGACTTCGTCGATATCGAAGGCGACAAGCGTCCCAAGCCGCGATTTCGTACGCGCGCCAAGATGCTCTGGGACGACGAGTATTTCTATGTGGCGGCGCAACTCGACGAGCCGCATGTTTGGGGAACCATTACGCAGCGCGACGCGGTGATCTTTCAGGACAACGATTTCGAGGTCTTCATTGACCCCAATGGCGACTCGCGCGAGTACTACGAATTCGAGATCAACGCCCTGAACACCGGCTGGGATCTGTTTCTTCCCAAACGCTACAAGGACGGTGGCAAGGCGGTCGACGCTTGGAACATCGAAGGATTGAAGACGGCGATTCACGTCGACGGCACGCTCAACGACCCGAGCGACGAGGACCGCGGCTGGAGTATCGAGTTGGCGATTCCCTGGAAGGCGCTCGCGGAGTACGCCCAGCGCCCCAGCCCGCCGCAAGCCGGCGATCGCTGGCGCGTAAGTTTCTCGCGCGTCGAATGGCTCACCGAAGTTAACGACGGCAAGTATGTTAAAGTGCCCGGCAAGCGCGAAGACAATTGGGTCTGGTCCCCGCAAGGGATCATCGACATGCACGAGCCGGACAAATGGGGCTACGTGGAATTCGTGCCGGCGAAGTAG
- the tyrS gene encoding tyrosine--tRNA ligase, producing MDIFSELTWRGLIHQSTDPEHLPEWLRSGSRTLYAGFDPTADSLHVGHLVSLLMLRRFQRAGHRPIAVVGGATGMIGDPTGKSEERNLLSLEALRANVDSIQQQMRRVLDFEGVANSALLVNNYDWISPFSYLTFLRDIGKCFPVNVMLAKDSVKARLERSDAGLSYTEFSYMLLQAYDFVHLNRAHGCELQVGGSDQWGNITAGIDLGRRMHSLQLYGLTTPLLTKSDGTKMGKTESGAVWLAADRTSPYQFFQYWINVDDADASKCLRFFTDLSREEVEALDAARETNPAGRESQRRLAEEVTRLIHGEEGLRVAQRATEIFFGEAITGLNDAQLGAVFADVPSAELPRSALAGEGLNILDAFAIESLGLAKSKGEARRAVAQGGAYVNNHRVENIELQLTAEQLASESCIVLRSGKKKYALLRFVQ from the coding sequence ATGGATATTTTCTCCGAACTTACCTGGCGCGGCTTGATTCATCAGTCGACGGATCCTGAGCATTTGCCGGAGTGGTTGCGCAGCGGATCGCGGACGTTGTACGCCGGATTCGATCCTACGGCCGATAGCCTGCACGTCGGGCACCTGGTGTCGCTGTTGATGTTGCGGCGGTTTCAGCGCGCGGGGCATCGGCCGATCGCGGTCGTCGGCGGCGCGACCGGCATGATCGGCGACCCGACCGGTAAGAGCGAGGAGCGGAACTTGCTCTCGCTCGAAGCGCTCCGCGCCAACGTCGATTCGATTCAGCAGCAGATGCGCCGCGTGCTGGATTTCGAGGGCGTCGCCAATTCCGCGCTGTTGGTGAACAACTACGACTGGATCAGCCCGTTCAGTTACTTGACCTTCCTGCGCGACATCGGCAAATGTTTCCCCGTGAATGTGATGCTCGCCAAGGACTCGGTCAAGGCGCGCCTGGAGCGCAGCGACGCCGGGTTGAGCTACACCGAATTCAGCTACATGCTGCTGCAGGCGTATGACTTCGTGCATCTCAACCGCGCACACGGCTGCGAACTGCAAGTTGGCGGCAGCGACCAGTGGGGGAACATCACCGCCGGCATCGACCTCGGCCGGCGGATGCACAGCCTGCAACTCTACGGACTCACCACGCCGCTACTCACCAAGAGCGACGGCACGAAGATGGGCAAGACCGAATCCGGCGCCGTCTGGTTGGCGGCCGATCGCACCAGTCCTTACCAGTTTTTCCAATACTGGATCAACGTCGACGACGCCGACGCCAGCAAGTGCCTGCGCTTCTTCACCGATCTCAGTCGCGAGGAAGTCGAAGCGCTTGATGCGGCTCGCGAAACGAACCCCGCCGGCCGCGAAAGCCAGCGCCGCCTGGCCGAAGAAGTCACCCGATTGATTCACGGCGAGGAAGGCCTCCGCGTCGCGCAGCGCGCCACCGAGATCTTTTTCGGCGAAGCGATCACCGGCCTGAACGACGCGCAACTTGGCGCGGTCTTCGCCGACGTACCAAGCGCCGAGCTTCCGCGCAGCGCACTGGCCGGAGAAGGCCTGAATATTCTGGACGCCTTCGCCATCGAATCGCTCGGACTCGCCAAAAGCAAAGGCGAAGCCCGGCGGGCGGTCGCGCAAGGCGGCGCGTACGTGAACAACCACCGCGTGGAAAACATCGAATTGCAGCTCACCGCCGAACAACTGGCCAGCGAAAGCTGCATTGTGCTTCGCTCCGGCAAGAAGAAGTATGCGCTACTGCGGTTCGTTCAGTAG
- a CDS encoding NfeD family protein: MEPWAWAIVIFSAGLALAMLEVFLPSGGVLGFLSLAAVVVSIVLAFRHSPGTGFTFLGLAIVGLPAAFSTALHFFPRTRMGQRMILGAPSDDEVISDEDPRKVLRGMVGKHGVTLSVMLPSGRVRIDDRLYDAMSEGLPIEANEPVTVIDVRGGSLVVRVASHELPRANPADPLARPIESWGIDPFEDAPAG; the protein is encoded by the coding sequence ATGGAACCTTGGGCTTGGGCAATTGTGATTTTCTCCGCTGGCCTCGCGCTGGCGATGCTGGAAGTATTCCTACCATCCGGCGGCGTGCTGGGATTTCTGTCGCTGGCCGCGGTCGTTGTTTCCATCGTGCTGGCCTTTCGCCACAGCCCAGGGACGGGATTCACCTTCCTGGGATTGGCGATCGTTGGCTTGCCGGCAGCGTTTTCCACGGCGCTCCATTTTTTCCCGCGCACGCGAATGGGACAGCGCATGATCCTGGGCGCGCCATCGGACGACGAAGTCATTTCCGACGAAGACCCGCGCAAGGTCCTGCGCGGGATGGTCGGAAAGCATGGCGTGACGCTCAGCGTGATGTTGCCGAGCGGGCGGGTGCGGATCGACGACCGGCTCTACGACGCGATGAGCGAAGGCCTGCCGATCGAGGCTAACGAACCAGTGACCGTGATTGACGTGCGGGGCGGCAGCCTCGTGGTGCGGGTCGCAAGTCACGAACTTCCACGAGCGAATCCCGCCGATCCGCTCGCCCGCCCGATTGAAAGTTGGGGCATCGATCCCTTTGAAGATGCTCCGGCTGGCTAA
- the ispD gene encoding 2-C-methyl-D-erythritol 4-phosphate cytidylyltransferase translates to MSKFAVILPAAGKSSRYHDKNYKKPFAPLADRAVWLHAAEKFLQRKDVKQVIVVISPDDREYFNFKFASNVAILGIEVVVGGQERSDSVQNALSRIEPDVEYVCIHDAARPCIVDEWITNVFEAAQKSGAAILAIPVAGTLKRVRAGQTIEATVPRDGLWEAQTPQVFRRDLLFKAYAERGSKPATDDAELVERLGHAVTVLTGSTLNLKITTREDLRLAEQALKALPKPKFQGPAHPFADDDMWR, encoded by the coding sequence ATGTCCAAGTTCGCCGTAATTCTGCCGGCGGCTGGGAAGAGTAGCCGGTACCATGACAAGAATTACAAAAAGCCGTTCGCGCCGTTGGCCGATCGCGCTGTTTGGCTGCATGCCGCGGAGAAATTCCTGCAACGCAAGGACGTCAAGCAGGTGATCGTCGTGATTTCGCCCGACGACCGCGAATACTTCAACTTCAAGTTCGCCTCGAACGTGGCGATCCTAGGCATCGAAGTCGTCGTCGGCGGGCAGGAGCGTTCGGACTCCGTGCAGAACGCCCTGTCACGTATTGAGCCGGACGTAGAATACGTTTGCATTCACGACGCGGCCCGGCCTTGCATCGTCGATGAATGGATCACCAATGTCTTCGAGGCGGCGCAGAAATCCGGCGCGGCGATCCTGGCGATCCCGGTCGCCGGCACATTGAAACGCGTCCGCGCGGGTCAAACGATCGAGGCCACGGTGCCGCGCGATGGCCTCTGGGAAGCCCAAACCCCGCAGGTGTTTCGCCGCGACCTGTTGTTCAAGGCATACGCCGAACGCGGCTCCAAGCCGGCCACCGACGACGCCGAGCTTGTCGAACGCCTCGGCCACGCCGTGACCGTTCTCACTGGCAGCACGTTGAACCTGAAAATCACCACCCGCGAAGACCTGCGCCTTGCCGAGCAAGCCCTCAAGGCATTGCCCAAGCCGAAATTCCAGGGCCCGGCGCATCCGTTTGCCGACGACGACATGTGGCGGTGA